The Acidobacteriota bacterium genome includes a window with the following:
- a CDS encoding S8 family serine peptidase — MNRHANGTRFAFAILALLGALGAGCFTPAAAQNGPGVPDPARVRVMGYDFDPVVEGEPVLPPTLRFEGSGPTLRLVQFTGLLRGEWLDKLVARGLVPLQYYPNNTYLVWGSEAQARSAAGLDFVRWQGAFHPAYKTSPGLAGFRGTIENVAVTFFNDGDETGVPARIAAAGGKVLQVFPAQPDRRFLTAVCALDAAALETVARLEAVWALEYASPRPGLEDEMCTQVLAGNITGSPGTPVTGYFTWLAAKGLDGTGITWADVDTGLDGAHPDIAGRTPTYVAYAGAATPNADSDGHGTHTAGAIFGDPRTANGGTGIQDGDGFYWGVGMAPRAGMVIQNALLGTNWPPTGGWQVLSKDSVLNGAMGSSNSWFTGASGAQGYSAACRTHDLMVRDANFDTATVAEPLVMVFSAGNSGPGASTLTEPKEAKNLISVGASQNYRVGAIWNMASFSSRGPALDGRTLPTVTAPGEQTVSWKSSTSGTSSCTSAVSGSGSAYYSYCSGTSMACPLVSGSSALLAQWWADEGRGVPSPAMVKALLINGATDMAGGSGVNGNIPSNSQGWGRVDLANVIGNGVQNMYHDQNYVFTAAGQSKGYTFYIDDPAKPVRISLVWSDAAGAAGANPALVNDLDLTVVNGSNTYLGNVFSGGLSATGGSADRLNNIENVYLAPPWTSTAFQVTVNAYNVPGDGVPYNGSTTDQDFALVIYNASEVPAPAVTLETSAITAEGCSPANSLPDPGEAMTWDITLRNVGSLDTTDVVATLQATGGVTSPGASQAYGALTAGGAGITRSFTFTVDPALVCGESITLTFQLQDGATDLGTLTLVRSTGIVAGGTSVLLSETFEPGANPPAGWLTTPVGTVSGTTTPEWAAIGAGTNPVNTPHAGSYQGKFNSYNTSSGNAARLYRTSGIDTTAYGQAMFYVKFYMYHDPGYTSNNDNVRVQVSSDGGATWVSCGSPVSRYGATAGWSPHTVDVSAAARNHADVRIAFLGTSAYGNNCFIDDVSFEVALVGCCGQAGTPILQADGAALVSEGCAPGNGVLDPGETVTVAFGLKNVGTDSTADLVADLQLSGGVQCATPPQSYGAVAAGGATVTRSFQFIVSSAAACGGTVTATLHCVDGATDLGYKTYTFTLGSTLTATAAFANTGSISIPTTVSPATPYPSEIAVTGLSGTVQKVKATLAGLSHTYPGDLRILLVGPAGQSCVLLASTGGGTDAVNATLVFDQSAAAPVPSPVVSGTWRPTGSIGTALPSPAPGLPYGTTLDAFNGTDPNGTWKLFVYDAASSDGGSIANGWSLDLVTGTRTCCVTPCATAEHPAAIVDINGDLTSDILWYSTADGNLAAWFLSGAGVVGDAFIGNLADPNWQVTGIGDFNADSFFDVFLRHATTGDMSVWLLSSAGYAGSITTLGSAPVDWKVVGVGDVDGDCRADVFWRNDAAGPLTGMMSLWFVDDCGYRGNSYVGGIGDLDWKVEGIADFDGDRTRDVLWRHAVSGVMSIWFINTAGNFASDMTPGSLDPVWQLAGLGDLNADLKADLFLVNTATGDLIAWLFNGAAVTGSPYLATLPSPDWQVAGIADLDGNGKSDVLLRNTATGEVTLWFTTEAGVTGTLSLGSVDLSWQTRNHAVFAGGI; from the coding sequence ATGAACAGGCACGCAAACGGAACCCGGTTCGCCTTCGCGATCCTCGCACTCCTCGGGGCCCTCGGCGCCGGGTGCTTCACCCCGGCGGCCGCGCAAAACGGCCCCGGGGTCCCCGACCCCGCCCGGGTCCGCGTCATGGGCTACGACTTCGACCCCGTCGTCGAGGGCGAACCGGTCCTCCCGCCGACGCTGCGCTTCGAGGGGAGCGGCCCCACCCTGCGGCTCGTGCAGTTCACGGGCCTGCTCAGGGGCGAGTGGCTGGACAAGCTCGTGGCGCGCGGGCTCGTGCCCCTGCAGTACTACCCAAACAACACCTACCTGGTCTGGGGTTCCGAGGCCCAGGCCCGGTCGGCGGCGGGGCTCGACTTCGTCCGCTGGCAGGGCGCCTTCCACCCCGCCTACAAGACGAGCCCCGGGCTGGCGGGCTTCCGGGGGACCATCGAGAACGTCGCCGTCACCTTCTTCAACGACGGCGACGAAACCGGGGTACCCGCCCGGATCGCCGCCGCGGGGGGGAAGGTCCTCCAGGTCTTCCCCGCCCAGCCCGACCGGCGCTTCCTCACGGCCGTCTGCGCCCTCGACGCCGCCGCCCTGGAAACGGTGGCCCGGCTCGAAGCGGTCTGGGCGCTGGAATACGCCTCCCCCCGGCCCGGCCTCGAGGACGAGATGTGCACCCAGGTCCTCGCGGGCAACATCACCGGCTCACCGGGGACCCCGGTCACGGGGTACTTCACGTGGCTGGCGGCGAAGGGCCTGGACGGGACCGGCATCACCTGGGCGGACGTGGACACGGGCCTCGACGGCGCGCACCCCGACATCGCCGGCCGGACGCCGACCTACGTCGCCTACGCCGGGGCCGCCACCCCGAACGCGGACAGCGACGGCCACGGGACCCACACCGCGGGCGCCATCTTCGGCGACCCCCGGACCGCCAACGGCGGGACGGGCATCCAGGACGGCGACGGTTTCTACTGGGGCGTCGGCATGGCGCCGAGGGCCGGCATGGTCATCCAGAACGCGCTCCTGGGGACCAACTGGCCGCCCACGGGCGGCTGGCAGGTGCTGAGCAAGGACTCCGTCCTCAATGGGGCGATGGGGTCGAGCAACTCCTGGTTCACGGGCGCCTCCGGGGCCCAGGGCTACTCCGCGGCCTGCCGGACCCACGACCTCATGGTGCGTGACGCCAACTTCGACACCGCGACCGTCGCGGAACCCCTCGTCATGGTCTTCTCGGCGGGCAATTCGGGCCCGGGCGCCTCCACCCTCACGGAACCGAAGGAGGCGAAAAACCTCATCTCCGTCGGGGCGTCCCAGAATTACCGCGTCGGCGCCATCTGGAACATGGCCAGCTTCTCAAGCCGCGGGCCCGCCCTCGACGGCCGGACGCTGCCCACCGTCACCGCCCCCGGCGAGCAGACCGTCTCCTGGAAGAGCAGCACGAGCGGGACCTCGAGCTGCACCAGCGCCGTGTCGGGATCCGGGAGCGCCTACTACAGCTACTGCTCGGGGACCAGCATGGCCTGCCCGCTGGTCTCGGGCTCGTCGGCGCTCCTCGCCCAGTGGTGGGCCGACGAGGGCCGCGGGGTCCCGTCCCCCGCCATGGTCAAGGCGCTGCTGATCAACGGCGCGACGGACATGGCGGGCGGGTCCGGCGTCAACGGCAACATCCCCAGCAACAGCCAGGGCTGGGGGAGGGTGGACCTGGCGAACGTCATCGGGAACGGCGTCCAGAACATGTACCACGACCAGAACTACGTCTTCACCGCCGCCGGGCAGTCCAAGGGGTACACTTTCTACATCGACGACCCCGCCAAGCCCGTGCGGATCTCCCTGGTCTGGTCCGATGCCGCCGGGGCGGCCGGGGCCAACCCGGCGCTCGTGAACGACCTGGACCTCACGGTCGTCAACGGGTCGAACACCTACCTCGGCAACGTGTTCAGCGGCGGCCTGTCCGCCACCGGCGGCAGCGCCGACCGGCTGAACAACATCGAGAACGTCTACCTGGCGCCGCCCTGGACCTCGACCGCGTTCCAGGTGACGGTCAACGCCTACAACGTCCCCGGCGACGGTGTCCCGTACAACGGCAGCACCACCGACCAGGACTTCGCCCTGGTGATCTACAACGCCAGCGAGGTCCCGGCCCCCGCGGTCACCCTGGAAACCAGCGCCATCACCGCGGAAGGCTGCTCGCCGGCCAACAGCCTCCCCGACCCCGGCGAGGCCATGACGTGGGACATCACCCTCCGCAACGTCGGCTCGCTGGACACCACCGACGTGGTGGCCACCCTCCAGGCCACCGGCGGCGTGACCAGCCCCGGTGCCTCCCAGGCCTACGGCGCCCTCACGGCCGGCGGCGCCGGCATCACTAGGAGCTTCACCTTCACGGTGGACCCCGCGCTGGTCTGCGGCGAATCCATCACCCTGACCTTCCAGCTGCAGGATGGCGCCACCGACCTGGGGACCCTGACCCTGGTCCGGAGCACCGGCATCGTCGCCGGCGGCACTTCCGTCCTTCTGAGCGAGACCTTCGAGCCCGGGGCAAACCCGCCCGCCGGCTGGCTTACCACCCCGGTGGGGACCGTTTCCGGCACCACCACCCCGGAATGGGCCGCCATCGGGGCGGGGACCAACCCGGTCAACACGCCCCACGCCGGGTCCTACCAGGGCAAGTTCAACTCCTACAACACGTCGTCCGGGAATGCCGCCCGGCTCTACCGGACCTCCGGCATCGACACGACGGCCTACGGGCAGGCGATGTTCTACGTCAAGTTCTACATGTACCACGACCCCGGCTACACCTCCAACAACGACAACGTCCGGGTGCAGGTGTCCAGCGACGGCGGCGCCACCTGGGTCTCCTGCGGGAGCCCCGTCAGCCGCTACGGGGCGACGGCCGGCTGGTCCCCGCACACGGTGGACGTCTCCGCCGCGGCCCGCAACCATGCCGACGTCCGCATCGCCTTCCTCGGGACCTCCGCCTACGGCAACAACTGCTTCATCGACGACGTCTCCTTCGAGGTGGCCCTGGTGGGTTGCTGCGGCCAGGCGGGGACCCCCATTCTCCAGGCCGACGGCGCTGCCCTGGTCTCCGAGGGCTGCGCTCCCGGGAACGGCGTCCTCGACCCCGGGGAAACCGTCACGGTCGCCTTCGGGCTGAAAAACGTCGGGACCGACAGCACCGCCGACCTCGTGGCCGACCTGCAGCTCTCGGGCGGCGTCCAGTGCGCCACCCCCCCCCAGAGCTACGGTGCGGTGGCGGCGGGGGGCGCCACGGTCACCCGCTCCTTCCAATTCATCGTCTCCTCGGCAGCCGCCTGCGGCGGGACCGTCACCGCCACCCTCCACTGTGTGGACGGCGCCACCGACCTCGGGTACAAGACCTACACCTTCACGCTCGGCTCCACCCTCACCGCCACCGCCGCCTTCGCCAACACCGGGTCGATCAGCATCCCCACCACCGTCAGCCCCGCCACGCCCTACCCCTCCGAAATCGCCGTGACCGGCCTGAGCGGAACCGTACAGAAGGTGAAAGCCACCCTCGCCGGCCTCAGCCACACTTACCCCGGCGACCTGCGCATCCTGCTGGTGGGGCCCGCCGGCCAGAGCTGCGTGCTGCTCGCCAGCACCGGCGGCGGGACGGATGCAGTGAACGCCACCCTCGTCTTCGACCAATCCGCCGCCGCCCCCGTCCCGAGCCCCGTGGTATCGGGCACCTGGCGGCCCACCGGGAGCATCGGCACCGCCCTTCCCTCCCCGGCGCCGGGGCTGCCCTACGGGACGACCCTCGACGCCTTCAACGGCACCGACCCCAACGGGACCTGGAAACTCTTCGTCTACGACGCCGCCAGTTCCGACGGCGGTTCCATCGCCAACGGCTGGAGCCTGGACCTCGTCACCGGCACCCGGACCTGCTGCGTGACGCCCTGCGCCACCGCGGAGCACCCCGCCGCGATCGTGGACATCAACGGCGACCTCACGTCCGACATCCTGTGGTACTCCACCGCCGACGGCAACCTGGCCGCCTGGTTCCTGAGCGGCGCCGGCGTCGTGGGTGACGCCTTCATCGGGAACCTGGCCGACCCGAATTGGCAGGTTACGGGGATCGGCGATTTCAACGCCGACTCCTTCTTCGACGTGTTCCTCCGCCACGCCACCACCGGGGACATGAGCGTGTGGCTGCTGAGCAGCGCCGGGTACGCCGGGAGTATCACCACCCTGGGCAGTGCACCCGTCGACTGGAAGGTGGTGGGCGTGGGCGACGTGGACGGCGACTGCCGCGCCGACGTCTTCTGGCGCAATGACGCCGCCGGGCCCCTCACCGGGATGATGTCCCTGTGGTTCGTGGATGACTGCGGCTACCGGGGCAACTCCTACGTCGGCGGCATCGGCGATCTCGACTGGAAGGTGGAGGGCATCGCCGACTTCGACGGCGACCGGACCCGTGACGTGCTGTGGCGCCACGCCGTCAGCGGCGTCATGTCCATCTGGTTCATCAACACCGCCGGCAACTTCGCATCCGACATGACCCCCGGGTCGCTGGACCCCGTCTGGCAGCTCGCGGGCCTGGGCGACCTGAACGCCGACCTCAAGGCCGACCTCTTCCTGGTCAACACCGCCACCGGCGACCTGATCGCGTGGCTGTTCAACGGGGCGGCGGTGACCGGGTCCCCCTACCTGGCCACGCTGCCTTCCCCCGACTGGCAGGTCGCGGGCATCGCCGACCTCGACGGCAACGGGAAGAGTGACGTCCTGCTGCGCAACACCGCCACCGGCGAGGTGACCCTGTGGTTCACCACGGAAGCCGGCGTCACGGGCACCCTGTCGCTGGGCTCGGTCGATCTCTCCTGGCAGACACGCAATCACGCCGTCTTCGCCGGCGGGATCTAG
- a CDS encoding flavin reductase, which produces MTIAFEELRPEDLQMNVFSRIGRDWMLITAGPVEDCNTMTASWGGLGVLWHRNVSFVFVRPVRWTYRFMEKHPVYTLSFFDEEHRGALQLCGSRSGRDTDKIRDAGLTPFPTPENGTGFTQARLVLECRKLHSQDLDPSRFLDPSILGNYPDRDFHRLYIGEILNCLTR; this is translated from the coding sequence ATGACGATCGCATTTGAAGAGCTAAGGCCGGAAGACCTCCAGATGAACGTCTTTTCCCGGATCGGCAGGGATTGGATGCTCATCACGGCCGGGCCCGTGGAGGACTGCAACACCATGACGGCGTCCTGGGGCGGCCTGGGGGTCCTGTGGCACCGGAACGTCTCGTTCGTCTTCGTCCGGCCGGTCCGGTGGACCTACCGGTTCATGGAGAAGCACCCGGTCTACACCCTTTCCTTCTTCGACGAGGAGCACCGCGGCGCCCTGCAGCTCTGCGGCAGCCGGTCGGGGCGGGACACCGACAAGATCCGCGACGCGGGGCTGACCCCCTTCCCGACGCCGGAGAACGGGACGGGCTTCACCCAGGCGCGCTTGGTGCTGGAGTGCCGGAAACTGCACAGCCAGGACCTCGACCCGTCCCGGTTCCTGGATCCGTCCATCCTGGGCAACTACCCCGACCGGGACTTTCACCGGCTCTACATCGGCGAAATCCTGAACTGCCTGACCCGGTGA